One window from the genome of Salvia splendens isolate huo1 chromosome 9, SspV2, whole genome shotgun sequence encodes:
- the LOC121747369 gene encoding lipid phosphate phosphatase 2-like, giving the protein MSPGEGNIVRHTVQSHGARLVRLHMQDWVILLLLAGIDGCLNIIEPFHRYISSDLMTDLKYPLKIPDTVPMWAVPVYAVILPCLVFLIYYHRRKDVYDLHHAILGLAYSVLITAVITDSIKDAVGRPRPNFYFRCFPDGIAIFNPNNGDVMCTGDRKLIKEGYKSFPSGHSAWSFAGLGFLAWYLSGKIKVFDKRGHAAKICIVLIPYLFAALVAISRVDDYWHHWTDVFTGSMLGIVVSSICYLQFFPFPNCNNGWATHAFIRMMEENSFECDIEEIETTQFRHEDRRDRPTPVEEINGRDRDRDRDRDRDREPCRIIAF; this is encoded by the exons ATGAGTCCGGGGGAGGGCAATATTGTGAGGCACACGGTGCAGTCGCATGGAGCAAGGCTGGTAAGGCTGCATATGCAGGATTGGGTTATTCTGCTCCTCCTTGCCGGAATTGATGGCTGCCTCAACATCATCGAGCCCTTCCATCGCTACATAAGCTCCGACCTCATGACTGACCTCAAATACCCTCTCAAAATACCAGACACCGTCCCTATGTGGGCTGTCCCT GTGTATGCTGTGATCTTGCCATGCTTGGTGTTTTTGATTTATTACCACCGCAGAAAGGATGTTTATGATCTGCACCATGCTATTCTTG GGCTTGCTTATTCTGTTCTGATCACGGCAGTCATAACCGATTCCATAAAAGATGCTGTGGGACGACCTCGCCCCAACTTCTACTTTCGCTGCTTCCCCGATGGAATCGCG ATATTTAACCCTAACAACGGGGACGTTATGTGCACCGGAGATCGGAAGCTTATAAAAGAGGGATACAAAAGCTTTCCGAGTGGCCATTCTGCAT GGTCATTCGCGGGGTTAGGGTTTCTGGCATGGTATCTATCTGGGAAAATAAAAGTGTTTGATAAAAGAGGGCATGCGGCCAAGATTTGCATTGTGCTTATTCCTTATTTGTTTGCTGCACTTGTTGCTATTTCTCGTGTCGACGACTATTGGCATCACTGGACCGATGTGTTTACTGGATCCATGTTAG GAATTGTTGTTTCTTCGATTTGCTATCTCCAGTTTTTCCCATTCCCGAATTGCAATAATG GTTGGGCAACACATGCATTTATTAGAATGATGGAAGAAAACAGTTTCGAATGTGATATTGAAGAAATAGAAACCACTCAGTTTCGGCATGAGGATCGCAGAGATCGACCGACGCCTGTAGAGGAGATCAATGGGAGGGATCGTGATCGTGATCGTGATCGTGATCGTGATCGTGAGCCGTGCAGGATaattgcattttaa